In one window of Camelina sativa cultivar DH55 chromosome 15, Cs, whole genome shotgun sequence DNA:
- the LOC104748534 gene encoding uncharacterized protein LOC104748534 yields the protein MDSLQKKVFWEKPKKEELEEYPVKTIQEVLHAFEVGMCRTTCTITEVDRDYSWVYMACKKCNKKTILEQGIKLEDEKNKPAPKFYCEVCCQYVKNVSPKFWIYLKIKDKTGEAKCMVFDSFAADMVGMQSSELLNNRYDLLEDPESIPAEVKALEGKTFEFLLSIELKNIRGSSITYNVAALCSKGLNCDLEIVPSDTYVDPSSIMSGGQGSLMITDGSEPSDVDASTSSTPSSKRGSSNETEGEDQLSTSKKHCSGQKVEDSTAAGVSKELNNLFT from the exons ATGGATTCATTGCAAAAGAAAGTGTTTTGGGAAAAACCTAAAAAGGAAGAATTAGAAGAATACCCTGTGAAGACTATCCAAGAAGTCCTTCATGCATTTGAG GTAGGGATGTGTCGCACTACCTGTACAATAACTGAAGTCGATAGAGATTATTCTTGGGTCTATATGGCGTGTAAGAAATGCAACAAAAAGACCATCCTCGAGCAAGGCATTAAGTTGGAAGATGAAAAGAATAAACCAGCACCAAAGTTCTATTGTGAGGTTTGCTGTCAGTATGTTAAAAATGTCTCTCCCAA GTTCTGGatttatcttaaaattaaaGACAAGACTGGAGAAGCAAAATGTATGGTGTTTGATAGCTTCGCTGCTGATATGGTTGGAATGCAATCTTCAGAACTTCTTAACAATAGATATGACTTG CTGGAGGATCCTGAATCCATCCCTGCCGAAGTTAAAGCTTTAGAAGggaaaacttttgagtttctCCTTTCTATTGAGTTGAAAAATATTAGGGGGAGCTCCATCACTTACAACGTAGCTGCATTATGCTCTAAAGGGTTGAACTGTGATTTAGAGATTGTCCCTTCAGATACTTATGTAGATCCCTCTTCAATAATGTCTGGTGGTCAg GGTTCATTAATGATTACTGATGGAAGTGAGCCATCAGATGTGGATGCTTCAACCTCTTCCACTCCATCATCAAAAAGAGGTTCATCAAACGAAACCGAAGGAGAGGACCAATTATCTACATCCAAAAAACATTGCTCTGGACAAAAAGTGGAAGATTCTACTGCTGCTGGTGTTTCTAAGGAACTTAACAATTTGTTcacttaa
- the LOC104748535 gene encoding uncharacterized protein LOC104748535, translating to MANFSRLTTIYPSNDLKWNVCVKILRMWRKTDDGEDSLELVVCDVFGTKMVVTIPNGLIEFFKSDIQEDAWKVFSAFDVINCSRAIRITEGYYRIVFREDTIVEDTDPRSNNHFIEYVSFDRLYDSYHAITNRCLDIMGRVINVQPLIYVDDPRAVQYEERARVLRFDLKDQNHEVIHCTAYDEHADYFQRYWIPSYTTPIIGVLRFWRAKFTHGGQDIELLSVPGVSTIYFDPPYTEVTDFRNRVSFNLDSDDDFIY from the exons ATGGCTAATTTTAGCAGATTAACCACCATATATCCGTCCAATGATCTGAAGTGGAACGTGTGTGTGAAGATCCTAAGGATGTGGCGTAAAACAGATGATGGGGAAGACTCTCTCGAGTTGGTTGTATGTGATGTCTTC GGGACCAAAATGGTAGTAACTATACCAAATGGTCTTATTGAATTTTTCAAGTCTGACATCCAAGAAGATGCATGGAAAGTTTTTTCCGCTTTTGACGTCATAAATTGCAGCAGAGCTATCCGTATTACTGAAGGTTACTATCGGATCGTGTTTAGGGAAGATACCATTGTGGAAGATACTGACCCACGTTCTAACAATCATTTCATTGAGTATGTGTCTTTTGATAGACTATATGATAGTTATCATGCTATAACTAATCGCTGCTTag atatcATGGGACGTGTAATCAATGTCCAACCATTGATCTATGTCGATGATCCAAGAGCTGTTCAATATGAGGAAAGGGCCCGAGTTTTGCGTTTCGATCTTAAAGACCAAAA tCATGAAGTCATTCACTGTACTGCTTATGATGAACATGCCGACTACTTTCAACGTTATTGGATTCCTTCTTATACAACTCCTATCATAGGGGTTCTACGTTTCTGGAGGGCTAAGTTTACTCATGGAG GTCAAGACATCGAACTTTTGAGTGTTCCTGGAGTGTCTACTATTTATTTTGATCCTCCATATACTGAAGTAACTGATTTCAGAAACAG GGTCTCCTTTAATCTTGATAGTGATGATGACTTTATCTATTAA
- the LOC104748536 gene encoding uncharacterized protein LOC104748536 has translation MVAYIEELDLTSNRVSVAVKLIRCWTPDLIFGGSNFKFLIVVDEKGKRIEAKIPFRDYFDHFVHVLEEGEWFLLYKFEVMKNQQSFRNCNNPFLLLITNQTRITLIPPRCPGNFLHLTDAITLENATENEKNCCVDFCGMVVRVAPRLKVHFLDREAGYDGYKEVLRFTVKDINGEEIKCLAVGVTALEFDYKWEQITSCPSYGSEDVMCLLMFWRRASFAGNVCLMSQFRCSILKLGNEVRPFTTDPALLAFHDTSDDEDYQVEEESNIEEEYDDQVFYCSRQGEDFSSSSEYADDDEDVVDQITPQLSAVNDAKRRYDMLTMFEESFKKVFGTATITTKKTINLWAGYADDGDPEYSCPHCGAIFWYGERLRRRVDRSVKKGRGPSMFALQGENYHLMGSLKPKAGDYAKFQQLYIVDTQNEVQNRVNVMRCSILKLGNEVRPFTTDPALLAFHDTSDDEDYQVEEESNIEEEYDDQVFYCSRQGEDFSSSSEYADDDEDVVDQITPQLSAVNDAKRRYDMLTMFEESFKKVFGTATITTKKTINLWAGYADDGDPEYSCPHCGAIFWYGERLRRRVRTNNPVYTGCCMQGQIVLPMLKESPEMLWNLLTNEDDLSRHFQENSRPYNMVFSFTSLGGKVDRSVKKGRGPSMFALQGENYHLMGSLKPKAGDYAKFQQLYIVDTQNEVQNRVNVMSKEGRQVKVDGKKKFRPDLVESLIKLLDEVNPHVRAFRMARDRFDMEKEESNFHMRIISSRITDGRQYNISTASEVAALIPGDIDANMDKRDIVLQKRSGKLLRIHECHVTYLALQYPLLFPRGEDGYRLGIKKTKITRGRISKKQSKKKNSNKKSQKDVSMRQWFAYRLQERKIEKHTLLRSKRLLQQFIVDAYTMIETNRLRYLKKNQKKLRRTNKEDLRKAAEAGDDNLNNHGDSFTLPASFTGGPRYMRQSYLDAMATCKKFGFPDLFITFTCNPKWPEIVRFVNERKLKAEDRPDTICKIFKIKLENLMDDITRKHIFGKTVSAMYTVEFQKRGLPHAHIIVWMDPKCKFPTANEIDKLICAEIPDKETDPELYNIISECMIHGPCGAAYPSSPCMEEGSCSKFYPKPHVKTTSIDKEGYPVYRRRNDERFIEKNGFKCDNRYVVPYNRFLLVKYHAHINVEWCNQTGSVKYLFKYVHKGNDRVGVIVEPHKKKGTEEGQKNLQNENTPASKDEIQDYFDGRYVSACEAMWRILAYPIHYRKTAVVPLTFHEEGKHPIYFRDGESAQDVMDRDSLDESQFLALFELNKRDEEARKLLYEEIPSKFIWDGKEKVFYKRKTRAFAIGRINYVPPTIDDAYHLRILLNSVRGPTSFDHIKTVNGVIHKSYRDACYALGLLDDDKEYIEGIKEAHFMCSAKYVRKMFVRMLISAVLSAPHIVWEETWTMLSDDILRRKREELKRPERKIFCLQEINKQLKRNGSSLEFFKTLPQLQNDNIPVLNQLIADERRFINQADLKKNHLEWLNMLTQEQKKIYDEIIDSVFKDKGGVFFLYGFGGTGKTFLWKVLSAAVRIRGEIVLNTASSGIASLLLEGGRTAHSRFGIPLEVHDTSMCRMSRSSDLGELVQEAKLIIWDEAPMMSKYCFETLDRSLKDIMRDPEDKPFGGKVIIFGGDFRQILPVIVGAGREQIVNSSLNSSYLWNQCKVLRLTRNMRLLQKITPNEAREIEEFSKWILDVGEGRLNEPNDGVVDIDIPEELLITEVNSPIESIVNAVYGNSLHTPKDSSYFQSRAILCPTNDDVNTINDHMISILEGEERVYLSSDSIDPQDTRNKDNPAYSPDFLNSVRISGVPNHALRLKIGCPVMLLRNIDAHGDSRLPFKMRRRQFPINVAFAMTINKSQGQSLSNVGLYLPRPVFSHGQLYVAMSRVSSKSGLKILITDPKGKPEKKTRNVVFKEVFQNI, from the exons ATGGTAGCATATATAGAAGAATTGGATCTGACATCTAATCGGGTTAGTGTTGCTGTCAAGTTAATCCGTTGCTGGACACCTGATCTCATATTTGGAGGATCAAACTTTAAGTTTTTGATTGTCGTTGATGAGAAG GGAAAACGAATTGAAGCTAAAATCCCATTTCGTGATTACTTTGATCATTTCGTACATGTATTGGAAGAAGGagaatggtttcttctttataaGTTCGAAGTTATGAAAAATCAGCAATCTTTCAGGAACTGCAACAATCCTTTCCTCTTATTGATCACAAATCAAACTCGAATCACCCTAATACCTCCCAGATGTCCAGGCAACTTTCTTCATTTAACAGATGCAATAACGCTTGAGAATGCTACAGAGAATGAGAAAAACTGTTGCGTTG ATTTTTGTGGGATGGTGGTACGAGTCGCACCACGTCTTAAAGTTCACTTTCTAGATCGTGAAGCTGGTTACGATGGTTATAAAGAAGTTCTTCGCTTTACAGTGAAGGACATCAA TGGAGAAGAGATTAAATGTCTTGCCGTAGGTGTTACAGCTTTGGAATTTGATTATAAATGGGAACAAATTACTTCATGTCCTTCATATGGAAGCGAAGACGTCATGTGTCTGCTTATGTTTTGGAGAAGAGCTTCCTTTGCCG gTAACGTATGTTTAATGTCTCAATTTAGATGTTCGATTCTTAAACTTGGAAACGAAGTCAGACCATTCACGACTGATCCTGCTCT TCTCGCTTTTCATGATACatcagatgatgaagattatcaggtagaagaagaatcaa atattgaagaagaataTGATGATCAGGTGTTTTATTGTAGTAGGCAAGGAGAAgatttttcatcatcatctgaatatgctgatgatgatgaagatgttgttgaTCAAATTACACCACAACTTTCAGCTGTTAATGATGCTAAACGACGTTATGATATGCTTACCATGTTTgaagaaagttttaaaaaagtttttggaaCCGCAACTATTACTACAAAGAAGACTATTAATTTATGGGCAG GATATGCAGATGATGGTGATCCTGAATATAGTTGTCCTCATTGTGGTGCAATTTTTTGGTATGGAGAGAGGTTGCGAAGGAGA GTAGATCGTTCTGTTAAAAAAGGCCGTGGCCCATCCATGTTTGCTTTGCAAGGTGAAAACTATCACTTGATGGGTTCTTTAAAACCAAAGGCTGGTGATTATGCAAAGTTTCAACAACTTTATATTGTTGACACTCAAAATGAAGTCCAAAATAGAGTGAATGTTATGAg ATGTTCGATTCTTAAACTTGGAAACGAAGTCAGACCATTCACGACTGATCCTGCTCT TCTCGCTTTTCATGATACatcagatgatgaagattatcaggtagaagaagaatcaa atattgaagaagaataTGATGATCAGGTGTTTTATTGTAGTAGGCAAGGAGAAgatttttcatcatcatctgaatatgctgatgatgatgaagatgttgttgaTCAAATTACACCACAACTTTCAGCTGTTAATGATGCTAAACGACGTTATGATATGCTTACCATGTTTgaagaaagttttaaaaaagtttttggaaCCGCAACTATTACTACAAAGAAGACTATTAATTTATGGGCAG GATATGCAGATGATGGTGATCCTGAATATAGTTGTCCTCATTGTGGTGCAATTTTTTGGTATGGAGAGAGGTTGCGAAGGAGAGTAAGAACTAATAATCCAGTCTATACTGGATGTTGTATGCAAGGACAAATTGTTCTACCTATGCTAAAAGAGTCTCCAGAAATGTTATGGAATCTACTAACAAATGAAGATGATTTGTCACGTCACTTCCAGGAGAATAGTAGACCTTATAACATGGTTTTCTCTTTTACATCTTTGGGTGGAAAGGTAGATCGTTCTGTTAAAAAAGGCCGTGGCCCATCCATGTTTGCTTTGCAAGGTGAAAACTATCACTTGATGGGTTCTTTAAAACCAAAGGCTGGTGATTATGCAAAGTTTCAACAACTTTATATTGTTGACACTCAAAATGAAGTCCAAAATAGAGTGAATGTTATGAG cAAAGAAGGACGTCAAGTCAAAGTTGATGGGAAGAAAAAATTCAGGCCAGATCTTGTGGAAAGCTTAATCAAATTGTTGGACGAAGTTAATCCTCATGTAAGAGCTTTTAGAATGGCTAGAGATAGGTTTgatatggagaaagaagaatcaaacttcCATATGAGGATTATCTCAAGTCGCATAACAGATGGTAGGCAATACAACATCTCTACAGCCTCTGAAGTTGCTGCACTGATTCCAGGAGAtattgatgcaaatatggatAAAAGAGATATCGTCCTCCAAAAAAGAAGTGGAAAATTACTAAGAATTCATGAATGCCATGTCACATATCTAGCCTTACAGTATCCTTTGTTGTTTCCAAGAGGAGAAGATGGCTACAGACTTGGtattaagaagacaaagataACAAGAGGAAGGATATCAAAGAAACagtcaaagaaaaagaattcaaataaaaaaagtcaGAAGGATGTAAGTATGAGGCAGTGGTTTGCTTATAGgcttcaagaaagaaaaattgagaaGCACACCCTTCTAAGATCAAAGCGTTTATTACAACAGTTTATTGTTGATGCCTATACCATGATCGAAACAAATAGGCTAAGGTAtttaaagaaaaaccaaaagaaacttcGAAGGACAAACAAGGAAGATTTGAGGAAAGCAGCAGAAGCTGGAGACGACAATTTGAACAATCATGGAGACTCTTTCACGCTACCTGCTTCCTTTACTGGAGGACCAAGGTATATGAGGCAGAGCTACCTTGATGCAATGGCTACATGTAAGAAGTTTGGGTTTCCAGACCTCTTTATTACATTCACATGCAATCCTAAGTGGCCTGAAATTGTAAGATTTGTGAATGAGAGGAAGCTAAAGGCTGAAGATAGACCAGACACCATTTGCAAAATATTCAAGATCAAGCTTGAGAATCTAATGGATGACAtcacaagaaaacatatttttgggaAAACAGTTTCAG CTATGTACACAGTAGAGTTTCAAAAAAGGGGTCTTCCACATGCTCATATTATAGTATGGATGGATCCGAAATGCAAGTTTCCTACTGCAAACGAAATTGACAAGTTGATTTGTGCTGAAATTCCAGACAAGGAAACAGATCCAGAACTCTACAATATAATATCAGAATGTATGATTCATGGTCCATGTGGTGCTGCTTACCCCTCATCTCCTTGCATGGAAGAAGGTAGCTGTTCAAAATTTTACCCAAAACCACATGTTAAAACCACCAGCATTGACAAGGAAGGTTACCCggtttatagaagaagaaatgatgagCGTTTTATCGAGAAGAATGGTTTCAAATGTGATAACCGATATGTTGTGCCTTACAATCGGTTTTTGTTGGTCAAATATCATGCTCATATAAATGTGGAGTGGTGCAACCAAACAGGTTCAGTGAAGTACTTATTTAAGTATGTTCACAAAGGTAATGATCGAGTTGGTGTCATTGTTGAacctcataaaaaaaaaggaactgaAGAAGGTCAGAAGAATCTTCAAAATGAGAATACGCCAGCATCAAAAGACGAGATACAAGATTACTTCGATGGCAG ATATGTATCTGCGTGTGAGGCTATGTGGAGGATTTTAGCTTACCCAATACATTATAGGAAAACCGCTGTTGTCCCACTCACTTTCCATGAGGAAGGCAAACATCCTATTTATTTTCGGGACGGTGAGTCTGCACAGGATGTCATGGATCGTGACTCTCTTGATGAATCTCAGTTTCTTGCTTTATTTGAACTTAATAAACGTGATGAAGAAGCTAGGAAGTTATTATATGAAGAAATACCAAGCAAGTTTATATGGGATGGGAAGGAGAAAGTTTtttacaaaaggaaaacaagagCATTTGCTATAGGGAGAATTAACTACGTTCCTCCGACGATTGACGATGCATATCATCTTAGGATTCTTCTCAATTCAGTCAGAGGTCCTACCAGTTTTGATCACATTAAAACTGTTAATGGTGTCATACACAAATCGTATCGTGATGCATGTTATGCTCTTGGTCTGTTAGATGATGACAAAGAATATATTGAAGGTATTAAAGAAGCACACTTCATGTGTTCTGCAAAGTACGTTCGTAAAATGTTTGTGAGGATGCTTATCTCCGCCGTGCTAAGTGCTCCTCATATTGTGTGGGAAGAAACTTGGACTATGTTATCTGATGACATATTAAGGCGTAAAAGAGAAGAACTAAAACGACCAG AAAGGAAAATATTCTGTTTacaagagataaacaaacaGTTGAAAAGAAATGGTTCTTCACTTGAGTTTTTTAAGACTCTGCCCCAGCTACAGAATGATAATATTCCTGTCTTAAACCAGTTAATAGCTGATGAGCGTAGATTCATCAATCAAGCTGATTTAAAAAAGAATCATCTGGAGTGGTTAAATATGCTTACTCAAGagcagaagaagatatatgaTGAGATCATAGACTCTGTTTTCAAAGATAAAGGTggagtatttttcttatatggttTTGGTGGAACTGGTAAAACATTCCTTTGGAAAGTTTTATCTGCAGCTGTAAGGATAAGGGGAGAAATCGTTTTAAATACTGCTTCTAGCGGTATAGCCTCTCTTTTATTAGAAGGTGGCAGAACAGCTCATTCAAGGTTTGGCATTCCTCTTGAAGTTCATGATACATCTATGTGCAGAATGTCAAGGTCTTCTGATCTAGGTGAATTAGTCCAAGAAGCCAAGTTGATAATTTGGGACGAAGCTCCAATGATGAGTAAGTACTGCTTTGAGACTTTAGATAGAAGTTTGAAAGATATAATGCGTGATCCTGAAGATAAACCTTTTGGGGGAAAGGTCATTATTTTTGGTGGTGATTTCCGTCAGATACTTCCTGTTATTGTCGGTGCTGGTCGAGAACAAATTGTTAACTCATCGCTTAACTCATCTTACCTTTGGAATCAGTGTAAAGTGTTAAGGCTAACAAGAAATATGAGGTTGCTGCAAAAGATAACTCCAAATGAAGCCAGGGAGATTGAAGAGTTCTCGAAATGGATTCTTGATGTTGGAGAAGGAAGACTTAATGAGCCAAATGATGGAGTAGTTGATATTGACATCCCAGAAGAATTGCTTATCACAGAAGTAAACTCTCCAATTGAATCGATCGTTAATGCAGTGTATGGTAATTCGTTACATACTCCCAAGGATTCCAGCTATTTTCAAAGCAGAGCTATTTTGTGTCCTACAAATGATGATGTCAACACTATAAACGACCACATGATATCCATTTTAGAAG GTGAGGAAAGGGTTTACTTAAGTTCAGATAGTATTGATCCACAAGATACAAGGAATAAAGACAATCCTGCATATAGCCCTGATTTCCTAAACTCAGTTAGGATTTCAGGAGTGCCAAACCATGCTCTTCGTTTGAAAATTGGTTGTCCAGTCATGTTGTTACGCAATATTGATGCTCATGGAG ATTCCCGTTTGCCTTTCAAAATGAGACGTAGACAATTCCCGATTAACGTtgcttttgcaatgactatcaacaaaagtcaaggtcagTCTCTCTCAAATGTTGGTTTATACTTGCCCAGACCTGTTTTCTCTCATGGCCAGCTATATGTAGCCATGTCCCGTGTAAGCAGTAAATCAGGATTGAAAATCCTCATTACTGACCCAAAAGGAAAACccgaaaagaaaacaaggaatgTCGTCTTCAAAGAGGTTTTCCAAAATATTTGA